The Suncus etruscus isolate mSunEtr1 chromosome 7, mSunEtr1.pri.cur, whole genome shotgun sequence genome includes a window with the following:
- the LOC126013945 gene encoding actin-related protein 2/3 complex subunit 3, with the protein MPAYHSSLMDPDTKLIGNMALLPIRSQFKGPAPRETKDTDIVDEAIYYFKANVFFKNYEIKNEADRTLIYITLYISECLKKLQKCNSKSQGEKEMYTLGITNFPIPGEPGFPLNAIYAKPANKQEDEVMRAYLQQLRQETGLRLCEKVFDPQNDKPSKWWTCFVKRQFMNKSLSGPGQ; encoded by the coding sequence ATGCCGGCCTACCACTCTTCTCTTATGGACCCTGACACCAAACTCATTGGGAACATGGCTCTGCTGCCCATCAGGAGTCAGTTCAAAGGACCCGCCCCAAGAGAGACAAAAGATACAGATATCGTCGATGAAGCCATCTATTACTTCAAGGCCAATGTCTTCTTTAAAAACTATGAAATCAAGAACGAAGCTGATAGAACCTTAATATATATTACTCTCTACATTTCTGAGTGCCTGAAGAAACTTCAGAAGTGCAATTCCAAAAGCCAAGGCGAGAAAGAAATGTACACCTTGGGAATAACTAATTTCCCCATTCCTGGAGAGCCCGGCTTCCCACTGAATGCAATTTATGCCAAACCAGCGAACAAACAAGAAGATGAAGTGATGAGGGCCTACCTACAGCAGCTAAGGCAAGAAACAGGACTGCGACTTTGTGAGAAAGTTTTTGACCCTCAGAATGATAAACCAAGTAAGTGGTGGACTTGCTTTGTGAAGAGACAGTTCATGAACAAGAGTCTTTCAGGACCTGGTCAGTAA